The Candidatus Omnitrophota bacterium genome contains a region encoding:
- a CDS encoding GNAT family N-acetyltransferase produces the protein MRIALAESYDDRVKDSLFEILRICDKEFFPPLSDRTGTMQTDFANQSEAAGLDAYFTEILKQRAILAEDDGGKIIGFLSFRLNPDTPILTPYFPIAHITTICVSPAGRGQGIGRSFYDFLFRWCEQNGVRYISTRTWSANAGHIPLLRKLGFAAIHTIADDRGKGVDTLYFLKELEGRIA, from the coding sequence ATGCGCATTGCATTGGCTGAAAGTTACGACGACCGCGTGAAGGATTCCCTCTTCGAAATCTTGCGGATTTGCGATAAGGAATTTTTCCCGCCCTTATCGGATCGAACAGGGACGATGCAAACCGATTTCGCGAATCAAAGCGAAGCGGCGGGCCTTGACGCCTATTTCACTGAAATCCTGAAACAACGCGCCATTTTGGCGGAGGACGACGGCGGGAAGATTATCGGTTTTCTTTCGTTCCGGTTGAATCCGGATACGCCGATTCTGACGCCCTATTTTCCCATTGCTCACATAACGACGATCTGCGTCTCTCCCGCTGGCCGGGGACAGGGGATAGGCCGTTCGTTCTACGATTTTCTCTTTCGCTGGTGCGAACAAAATGGCGTTCGCTATATTTCTACCCGCACGTGGAGCGCGAACGCCGGACATATTCCCCTGTTGCGCAAGCTGGGTTTCGCCGCGATCCATACAATCGCCGACGATAGAGGAAAAGGAGTGGATACGCTGTACTTTTTGAAAGAATTGGAAGGACGGATCGCCTAG